DNA from Brassica napus cultivar Da-Ae chromosome C4, Da-Ae, whole genome shotgun sequence:
ttctatttataCTCTTTTGCTCatctctctcatctttctcactcCCTAAACCCAAGATATTGAAATTTAGAACACACAAACTCTTCTCACCATCCCCAAATGCTAACTCATTTTTCTagcacactacaagaaaacaccggTATTCCGACGACAaatatcgtcggtatgtcctcggaataacggtattccgaggacataccgacgagaaTGGTCGTCGAAAATTTCTCGTCGGAAAgtaaaatttcctcggaatttcctcaaaaaattccgagggaatacCGAGAATTAaagattccgaggacattccgaagaaacatttcctaggACTGTTCGTCGGTATCTCCTCAGATATTTCCGATGGAACGGTCCTCGGAAACATTCCGAGAGAAAAGAGGtatcagaatattccgacgaacttcggccgtcggaatattccgagaaacttttgccgtcggaatattccgaggaagtgtatccgtcgggatattccgaggagatatgccctcggaatattccgaggaagttgtcgtcggaatatcccgagggatacacttcctcggaatattcccaaaaataatttttttttaaattaaaaatttatttttttaattgaaatttgaaaatataaaattaaaattgaaatagaaaacatattagataatattcaaagttgtacataccaaaataaaacattcagagttttttttaaaaaaagaaagaaactacgGAAActgctcgttcgggtacatcctcttcatcatctccatcatttgctcgttCTGCTTCCTCGTTGCCTCCCATCCCGCCTCTTGATCCGCCATCTTTTGCTCCAACGCAGCTATGcggtcatctttgtccttcaactggtccataagcacttctggatcaacatagggCTGTGGTGCAGAATgaggaaccgaccgggctcgacgacccaaaccgaccaaacgtcccttcttctttggaaccgactgaaatagaaaataaacaaatttaaataatagaaaagatgataaaatgaaaataaagaaatagatgaattgaacttttttataaagaacataacgattcaacgatttcgttgattcgaatccgggacaagttggtcgaagccgtcgaagtggCGTCCaggtcggtttgaagctgagattgACGGGTCTCTTCGTCTTCCTTCTGAGTTTCGATCAGGCTGAGCACATCCCTCAcaacaccatcatcaatctCCCCGGTGTGCTTGTTGGTATGCGCCGTCTTCATTAGGACGAAATCATCAActggctcgccatcattttcatccgccttgaaaaaaacaaaagttaaacaaacattagaaattagaagaaatgcataaaaaataaaataaaaatacttaaataattaaagaaaaaaagattgaacttaccaagcgattccccagagtggcaatagtctGGGCACCCAAATTGTGCTTGTACATGCCCTTCTCGCCACGATCGCTTTTGCGGCTGGCAGAGTTTGTCACGGAGGTAGCTTTCGTCtcgtccttatcccaatgcacacacaaTTCCTCCCAGACCGTGCTGTTGATCGACTTCGGGacgttttaataaaaaaaatataaaatagtttaataaatccaaaaaaagtttaataaattcaaaaaattgtttaataaattaaaaaaaacctagTTGATGAGCCACTTCTGCTTCCACTCgtagatctgcttcccatagttgtccataattTTATGGACGAAGGCGTCACGGATAAAGTTCGTGTGATCGGGATTCCaggtgaactcttgctgaaaaaaaacacaatttgtagaaattttatattataaattaaaaatataagttaaaaaattagaatacttaccgcaaactgacgaaaccacatctCCTGGTCCTCggcagggaagtgagtgaaagtcggatatcCCTTGCTGAGGTTCGAGTACATCATattgttgatccatgcgctgatcccgttcccggatcggttgaacctaatataagaaacaaattattaataatgaatcaaattttaatgaaaagaaaaaaaaagacttttaattaccatgtttgacgtcGTCCCTTTGgacacggagtgagatagggaagatgctcACGACCGGGCGGTTGAACCAACTGGGCAACAGTCATCACCCCCGGAACGACTGGAGGAGCGGGAGGGGGTGCAGCAGTGGGAGGGGTGCAGCAACGGGagggggtgcagcagcgggagcaaaAACCGGAGCGGGAAATGAAGAATCCTGACAGTGGCTGCTCGACCCCCGAGAGTGGCTGGACGAACCCTGAGAGTGTCTCCCCGTACCACTACGACCTCGTGGTGAGGCACGACGAGATCGAGACCGGGTCTGATCACCAGTagacctataaattaaaaaaaacatatttaaaaataatattaataaatattaattaaaaaaatatttaaaattagttataataaatatataaattaaaaaaacatatttaaaaatagttttaataaatattaattgaaaaacatatttaaaaatagtttttataaatataaaaataataaaatagtgtttataaataaaacaaatgttttataaatacaaaattagttttaataaatataaatatttttacaaatatgaaatcatcttttataaatccaaaaataaaatttatatacaaaaaccgttttgtaaaatccaaaaaatcgaatttatatacaaaaaacgttttgtaaaatccaaaaatcgaatttatatacaaaaatcgattttataaatacaaaaataataaaaaatttataaaaaagttctaaatcaattcaacacaacaaattatccaaccaaatcacaattctaaacctattacagaaccaaatcacaatcctaactaatcaccctaacaaaaatctatcaaaaaacttctaaaatcatcaaatctacataaaaacctaacaaatagaacctaagagagtggaatagagtccttacatgatttgtgtaggtttagagaggattcgccggagagatcgtaatgagagaaggtggagatcgccggaagaagagagaaatggagaagaagaagtgtttcgtctttataaaacctagggtccgacggaaactatccgtcggaatttcctcggtattttcaatttcaattttcgcgaaatatttggcggctggttttcccggttaaatgaaaatattccgatgAAATTCTGACGGACACTTagatatccgtcggaatttcctcggtatgttcattaattcgaggaaaaagaatatcctatgcatgtatttctattggtttatattgttcctcggaatttcttcggactattccgagaaaattccgaggaacacaagtttggggtttcaaaacatcaatttgttttgccctatatcatttcttatacaaatgcaatgcataccattgaggaatctttgtatagatgatcacaaactatgaaataacaaaatttcaaaacgaattgtaagtatcccctttaccgttcattaaagtgtataagtgtttctcttatgttgtggggatttcgttcatacaatcggaaaagtgtttattatagggtaaggaacaaatttttgacttcataatcagtctaacacacttaataagggttatataagtgttattcaaaccgcaaaacgttgttttcggtttaaaaaccctatttcctcggaaaagcctcggaatattccgaggaaattccgaggaacacttggatttcctcggaatttcctcagaatattccgaggcttttccgaagaaacagaaaccctaaaagaaaagcCCTAAATCGTCGGAAAAGTCTCGGACTATTCTGAGGAAATCCCTAAATCCTattatccctcggaatttcctcggtattcttatattaaaaaaaaggcGATGCtactctgtttccgagtcatcatcaccagatgaatctgaatctggatcttggtgaaactctccaatctctAGTTCATCCtgtacgtgaacgacggcttcctctccaaagtcgattaaatcgactacaaggccaactgcaACTAAATCTTCTGATGCACTTATGTTACCGGATGttcttggttgtagtgggtcttccagctcagaacttccctgaacttggcctctcgggttgagtgatGTAACAgtgacccatggatcatctctgttcctaacccgggggtacttgatataacaaacctttaacatttaaaaaattatttaatttgtaaataagtgttattaatacacatgatgatgaatcattatgaataattgatatatgtatatttaattacctgatcggcctgagaagcaagaatgaaagaaTCATAATATTGTAACTTTCGCCTCGaatgtactgatgtaacaccaaatgcatctgttctcacacctcgatctggagtgttgtcgtaccaatcataatataaaacaatacagcgcaatccaaccatgcccggATACTTGATTTCCATAATCTCCCGTATGTTttcgtagtatacatcatctccagatgcagaacaaacgccaacatcataagtcgtactcgaacgtcttctcttttgagttgtgaatgcatatcctcgagtacaaaatctcggatatgacttcacaacatacTCTGCTCCATgcaccatctcgcgtatccaatcgtcaaatgtttcacctctggtcataccagcagacacctattaatagcacatatatatctaatatcaatatatgtgaattagtataaatatgtgataaataatattttaatttgtttaaagcactcacataagtaagcaTCCATCCaaaaaattctctctgcttcagttcttcaagttcctcctctgtggcgtatctatattcgaaccgcttttctgccatgaaaatcctgtacatatgttgacaataatataattaattaagatttaaatttcaacttgttaaaataaaaatttgtaagctaatttatttacctctcatattgaagaacatcttcgcagttggtgataaaatatgtttgcaaatgactacgctcctgctcagtaagtcgacggttctttggttttccgctaagtcgtccaacatctgtgaagatgtctggaaccgtaacatgatatgttgcccgttcgcctctatcatcatgccgagcaggtcttctgtttttggctgcacttctgctggaaagtagaacTCTACAAAGTTTAAAGTTTCTGAATTTATCATCTGTGcgattatagaaccttccaccttactataatttttcacatcttcttcaaatggtacatataccgctcattcaaatacatccatctatactgcacaggaccaccaagttccaattctcttgccaggtgaataacaagatgctccataacatcaaaaaaatgatagaggaaatatcttctcaaggttgcactaaatcacggctatgttagtcttaaaattttcaataccttcaagagtcactgatctcgtgcataaatcgcggaagaaagcactaatacctgcaattgcttcatgaacattccgtggtaatagttccttgaaggtaaacggaaggaggcgctgcatcattacatggcaatcgtgactcttcaagccaaTAAACTTTCCTTTCTTTCTGTCGAAACAGTTAcacaaattagatgcgtaaccgtctgaaaattccacatcgtttgaaatccaatcaaagaacgcattttttccctctgcatcaagtcggtatatgggaaaaggagccctaccattctcatcaacatgaagttctgaacgagcacatatatcgactaaatccagtctttacttcaaattatcctttgttttaccttgaacgttaaggatcgtgttcatgagattgtcaaaaaagttattctcaatatgcatgacatctaaattatgcttcagcagatgatccttccaatatggcagatcccagaaaatactctttttgtgccagttttGTAGTTTTCCAACAACATCTACCGGATAATGCACATGTCCACCTTGGTCTTgtgtcctttctgcaccaaaatctcttagttgtgtcgaCAAATCTGCCCCACAAATTTctggaggtggactgtcaaacaccctcttgttcttcgtaaacaaattcctactcctacgatatggatgatcaggtggtaggaatctcctgtgacagtcaaaccaacacgttttccttccgtgttttagttggaaagcatcagtgttattttgataatatggacatgatagccttccatgtgttgtccatccagataacataccatatgctggaaaatcacttattgtccacataagtacttcctgcatttgaaagttttctttacatgaaacatcgtatgtttcagcaccttgagcccatagttgttgcaactcatatattagtggctgaagaaacacatcaagtgatctcttaggatgctctggtccgggaacgagaatggagagaaacaaaaactctcgtcgcaagcacaagtttggcggtaagttgtttggtgtaagaatgactggccatagagaatactgtcttccactcttgccaaacgggctgaaaccatcactacataatccaaggtagacatttcttctctcatacgcaaagtagggatattttgattggaaatgcttccacgcttttgcatctgaaggatgtctaatcacaccatttgttgaatgctctgcatgccatctcattggttgcgctgtgcgttcagactgatacaacctctgcaacatttccgtcaaaggcaaataccacatcgtTTTAAATGGCagtggaactcttccactcgtatctttataacgagcatttccacaaaatttgcatgtaacccgctcttcatccgccctccaataaatcatgcagttatcgctgcatacatctattacctgatacgataaaccaagaccagctactagtttctgaacctcgtagtatgaaccaggggctacattatcctcaggtagaataccttttacaaaatcagcaatcgcatccacacagtcatcagccaaattataatctgttttaatgcccatcagtcttgttgcagatgaaaaagctgaatgaccatctctgcaaccttcgtacaagggttgctttccatcatccaacatatcataaaatctcatagcttctgcattgggtaaatcttcccctctaaaatgatcatttaccatctgctcagtacctacaccataatctacatccattctaattggttcttctaacctaaccgcatgctgaggttcgctagtactaccatattcataatcagtttctctatgatgataccaaattttgtaacttcgtgtaaacccattcaaatatagatgagtccaaacatcccactctttaataatctttctatttttacaattagagcaaggacatcttaacatacccgtttctgcttccggttgtcgttgAACTAACCCCacgaattcggttatacctcgataataattttgtgttcggatccaaatgaggtcgatcgatccaacaacgataataatttgaagaagacatgctttttttaatcaaattcttgtgtaaatatagtatgtgagaggatgaagaaatggagtgaatgaagaggttgGGGGTGCGGGTATTTATAGATTAAATGCTGCCGACAGtaccgagaaaattccgacggaataccgacggcaacggctctttcctcggaatttcctcggaatttttaaaatccccaacggctctctaacggctataatgtatcctcggatattcgtcggtgttttccgaggaatatgacttcctcggtatttcatcggtatattccgaggaaacccaaattttggtttttctcggaatttcctcggaaattcgtcggaatatttcgaggatcttattttccgtcagaatgtccgtcagaattacgatgttttcttgtagtggcaaGAGATGAGAATAAACCTATGTCGCCtctaatactctcaagattttgcacatgacatgctatcaaaagaggcctcactcatgcaattcaatgtttggtctcaaagaaTGATTAAGGTTTTAGGGTAAGGAGTGctatttgggttaacaaagataggtataaaggaataagataacccaaatgtgtatgagatccatgatcaagtatgcaaatgcccatatgcaagagagattaagttcattctAGCCAAGTTCAAATTGGAGCTGATCTTAAGGACAATGCTAACATCAAGCAAGCAagcaagtttcaagaagagttttcaaggctcgaagcgtgCAAGGctttcaagagatgcttaagctacttgatatgtttaactagggtgtcattttgagttctagacaagAGTTCTTCGCAaggcattttaaatcattgttcccaatgcaagtgaatgtaacctatatgctctagactcaatcttaaaagtgcaagtgatgcaactacatgtttctttttgtgtttttcaaaattttcaatttttttggttttttctatgcatatatgtatgcacaatgcaatgcatgagactcaaatcatcaaagaaaacatgatcaaatacttggtacctcccccagacttaagttacacagtctctgtattgtcaagtagagagagatacctaaaagaaaattaatatgcaaaaaatgaaatggtatatacaagggaaagtagtgaaATACCTTCTACGGATAGTGAGTAGGGGTagatgccccagcatcgtcgtcgtcaggtGGGAATGTGGTGTAGTAACCACCTGTTGCTGAGCTGTAGCCTCCAAACCATGGGTGGCTCTGAACCTCGTCAATCTCGACCTCATTATCAaaagaggctagggatagggaCTTGTTTCCTGAGGCGGAGGGTTCAATGGATGGGTTCCTCCACTTGCGCTGGAGCTGTCTAGCAGTGAGGGGGAAACCAAGATCCGCAGGCTGAGGTGGAGGCTGGGAGACTGATGTGTTCGCGAAGGCGAAGTCTGCagagctacatccagctattcctcccCTGGTCAAGAAATCATctactttcttcatgaacttggctgaagtctttgctTGACTCTTCACAGTCTTGCTAAGCACCTTACACTTGTCTTTCAGCTTTTCTATCGTCCTGTCTTGTGCTTTGTTTCATCGCTGAAGTCGACCAATATGTTCATGAGCATCACGAAGCGCACCAGGAGGAAGAACTCTAGCATATGGCTGgaagtagtagcgcggaggtccatagaCGAGTTCAGATGCCTCTGCAGTAGGTTCATCATGTCTCGTTGGAGCACTCCTTTTTCTTGGTGCAGCAATGGGATCGAGAGACCCGTGCTCTCTAAGAAAGTCTTCCTGGGAAATGTTGAAGCTGATAGCTCCAGGTCTCTCTAAGCTCGTCAGGTTCTTgtttggaagaaccacctcAACAGGCTTGCCTTtcaagtagtagtggtagacgtagttCTTCCCATACATCCCGCTGAAAATAAGTGGCAATcctcatctgagcatcattcagggtttggctcgcatagtagatcacatgggtcttgccatctttcttctgtcccaaaacagctcccacagcatagtcactagcatcacacatgatctcaaagggaaGATCCCAATCgggtggctggacaattggagcactgatgagttcacatttcagcttcttgaaggcTTTTAGACATTCCACATCAAACCTGAAAGTGACTTCTTTACACAGCAGCCTAGTCaatggtctagtgatcatggagaagtccttgatgaaccttctgtagaacccagcatgaccaagaaaacttctgatgtctttcactgtccTTGGTGGaggcaaaccaaccataacatcgatcttagccttatccacctcaatccccttttctgaaatcttgtgtcccagcacaataccttccttaaccatgaagtgccacttctcccaattcagcacaaggttggtgtcttcacatctctgtaggaccctgcacaaatttgacaaacaagcagaaaacgaagatccctAGACAGATAAATCATCCATgaacacctccacaacatcctcaattaGATCAGAgaagattgacatcatgcacctttgaaaggtggctggagcattacatagaccaaatggcatccttcgatatgcgaaggtaccataaggacatgtgaatgtcgttttctcttgatcattgtgATGTATGAGGATTTGAAAAAACCctgaatatccatcaagaaagcaataaaatgggtgatttgcaagtctctcaagcatctgatcaataaatggtaatgggaaatgatcatttctagatgcagagtttagttttcggtaatcaatgcacattctatgacatgtgatggttcttgttagtatcaattcatccttgtcatttcTAATTACAGTGATACCACccttctttggtacaacatgcacatgatatacccatttagaatctgagatagggtaaataacaccagcatctaagagtttaagaatctctttctttacaacatccttcaggttaggatttaaccttctttgatgctcgatagaagtcattgattcatcctcaagatgtatcctatgcatgcacaaagagggTGCTATTCCTTtaatgtcatcaagtgagtaatctattgcctttctaaatctgttaagtgttttcaaaagttcagatagctcagtttcagtaagttcactactcacaatgacagaataagtttcattaggaccaaggaatgcataccttacaccatggggagAGGTTTAAACTCCACTTTAGGCGCCATAAGCTCGCTCCAGTCATCTTGATGGGTGTCCTCTTGTTGAGTGACTGAGGCTTCTTGATGAACTACTTTAGGCAGCtcctcatactgatccttactaACAAACCCTTTGTGTGAATCCagcatcatcccataggcagtactctccaggttctcaatcacttcaacctctctctctatcgtcaaagcatgctgtagagggtcttcTAGTGACAGCTCTTCAAGAAGCTCATCAGCAAGAGCGTCCacctcttcaatgtagaagacTTGCCCTTGAACCGTAGGTTtcttcattacctccttgatgtcaaagttgagaatgtgccctttacccaagtggagatcaatcttgcccgctttcacattaacaatagctcctgttgtagctaagaaaggccttccaaggattaagGGATCTTGagcttcctcacccatctcgagcaccacaaagtctgtagggatctcatagtTTCCAACCATCACGGGGAGGTCCTCcaagatacccacagggtacttcactgaacgatcagccaataccagagaaagTCTGCACTTCTTATACTGAGTGAAACCAAGattcttagcaacagataaaggcatcaagctgacactagctcccaaatcgcagagacatctctcaaataccataggtccaagagcataaggtaatgtgaagcatcctggatcttcaagcttctttggaacaacaagtctctggatgatggcactgcactcatgagtgagaatcatcatgccctccatctctttcttctttgcagctacaacatctttcaggaacttgctatattgaggaatcagcatgaaagcatcaataacGGACATTGTgacttgaacttcactcatatgcttctcaaatagagctttgtacttctctagcagctggcTCCTGAATttaccagggaatggaagtttgggttcatagagaggaggaacaaaagaattctcacttgctggaacaacaacttcaccatctttcactgttctcttctcttccccaacctttcctttacctttggcttccacaatcttctccaaaatctcatcattgatcttctcatcaacaatcaccacttcgtcatctatgttgatggtcaccccctcaccttgtttctcagcatccttggtgagagctctatgaggtaactccttaccactcctgagggtgatagctttcatggtctctttggggttttgctcagattttccag
Protein-coding regions in this window:
- the LOC125585488 gene encoding uncharacterized protein LOC125585488 yields the protein MTVAQLVQPPGREHLPYLTPCPKGRRQTWFNRSGNGISAWINNMMYSNLSKGYPTFTHFPAEDQEMWFRQFAQEFTWNPDHTNFIRDAFVHKIMDNYGKQIYEWKQKWLIN